A genomic window from Silene latifolia isolate original U9 population chromosome Y, ASM4854445v1, whole genome shotgun sequence includes:
- the LOC141626417 gene encoding uncharacterized protein LOC141626417, with the protein MSSGNTPVSSISLLDRKRKQVASVSSGPSPRKRPSLPAEMEPVSTHVPIEVAPLATVAPRPPLPNTSTVIRLSKGYGSSGVPLWPHMEQFLLPAAVHSLGNTPLPAVLDEAHGRTLQVLQDGMFLLRVVARFKGEVNNLNVNLGKVEADLALARRENVAA; encoded by the exons ATGTCGTCTG GGAATACTCCTGTTTCCTCCATATCCCTGCTGGATAGAAAGAGGAAGCAAGTTGCTTCTGTCTCCTCCGGTCCTTCTCCAAGGAAGAGGCCATCGCTCCCTGCTGAAATGGAGCCGGTTAGCACGCATGTCCCTATTGAGGTTGCTCCTCTTGCCACAGTGGCTCCTAGACCACCCTTGCCCAATACTTCCACTGTAATCCGCCTTTCTAAGGGGTATGGCTCCAGTGGGGTACCTCTCTGGCCTCACATGGAACAGTTCCTGCTTCCGGCTGCTGTCCATTCTCTGGGAAATACTCCCCTCCCTGCTGTGCTAGATGAAGCTCATGGGCGCACCCTGCAG GTTTTGCAGGACGGCATGTTCCTGCTTAGGGTGGTTGCCAGATTTAAGGGGGAGGTGAACAACCTCAATGTCAACCTGGGGAAGGTGGAGGCAGATCTGGCGC
- the LOC141632355 gene encoding uncharacterized protein LOC141632355 — protein sequence MQQFHPATSLPVEPGSIISATSVTSHPAPGQLSGAPWLGGTPPVPGSFHFVSNPLAESGFNKEKVSIPRCDIATAIQAFRQGLHQDSQLYKDLTMHPCTTFEEVQSKAIAVMRLEEDSAPVRGTYDSDPVSRKAPAEKKIERPKPYSRSVNKVSGNSEGKGEADLPPKVSEYGFTTNLAGLFKALKELGRRVRWPKLPEGNPSSRDTGKKCGSELCGLTYSAAKRHATRTKGDRLESSCRVNHQNLPSVTFDETDAGSAPEQHHDALIIMLPIGNCKVKKILVDTGSSVNLIMMETLKGMGFTEKDLAKKAISLVGFSGETKHSLGEIIIPTYAGGVNKQVRYLVIDGPSTYNVILGRPWIHEMKAIPSTYHQCLKFPKPWGVQEIWGDQEEANDCYKVALKPTTGSPA from the exons ATGCAGCAATTCCATCCTGCAACCAGTTTACCAGTGGAGCCTGGATCCATAATCAGTGCAACATCAGTAACCAGTCACCCAGCACCAGGCCAACTTTCTGGAGCACCCTGGCTAGGAGGTACACCGCCGGTTCCTGGTTCCTTTCACTTTGTTTCTAACCCTCTTGCGGAGAGCGG gttcaacaaggagaaggtgtcAATTCCGAGGTGCGATATAGCAACCGCTATCCAAGCCTTCCGCCAAGGACTGCACCAGGATTCACAGCTATACAAGGACCTAACCATGCATCCCTGCACTACCTTTGAGGAAGTACAATCAAAGGCAATTGCTGTCATGAGGCTGGAAGAAGACTCTGCACCTGTAAGAGGCACTTATGATTCAGATCCAGTATCCAGAAAGGCTCCAGCAGAGAAAAAGATTGAAAGACCCAAACCCTACAGCAGGAGCGTGAATAAAGTTTCTGGAAATTCTGAAGGAAAGGGCGAAGCAGATCTGCCTCCAAAAGTaagtgagtatggtttcactACCAATCTCGCAGGACTATTCAAGGCCTTGAAGGAGCTGGGACGCAGAGTCAGATGGCCAAAACTTCCAGAAGGAAACCCCAGCAGCAGAGACACAggcaagaagt GTGGATCGGAGCTATGTGGGTTGACCTATTCAGCAGCTAAGAGGCACGCAACCAGAACTAAAGGAGACAGACTAGAAAGCTCCTGCAGAGTTAATCACCAGAACCTGCCGTCAGTCACCTTTGACGAAACAGACGCAGGGTCTGCTCCAGAACAACACCACGACGCCCTAATCATCATGCTTCCCATAGGAAATTGCAAGGTGAAGAAGATCCTGGTGGATACCGGAAGCTCCGTCAACTTGATCATGATGGAGACACTCAAAGGAATGGGATTCACCGAGAAAGATCTAGCAAAGAAGGCAATTTCCTTGGTTGGTTTCAGCGGCGAAACAAAGCACTCCCTAGGAGAAATCATCATCCCAACCTACGCCGGGGGTGTAAACAAACAGGTAAGATATCTGGTTATTGATgggccctctacttacaatgtgatccttggcaggccctggatccacgagaTGAAAGCAATTCCCTCAACGTACCACCAATGCCTGAAGTTTCCAAAACCTTGGGGGGTGCAAGAGATATGGGGGGACCAGGAAGAAGCTAACGATTGCTACAAGGTGGCTCTGAAGCCAACAACCGGTTcacccgcatag